A stretch of Aureispira sp. CCB-E DNA encodes these proteins:
- a CDS encoding response regulator, producing MSQQQKPILYKEPDRKLLQSICLYGLGIIFVRLVTNLYISMSWLPIVADVIMGTTAIGIYFLLKKIENFTFLFWPVVLITQISSVFLWFGMGGLLGPTIAFNLALLMIYIVTDPNNQYWRVGVVVGLFTLVTIAVEQLNPTWVASYPSFKHQAIDTCIVFVAMIVLVTLTTRFMKKRYEEEQELADKKTKELALAKKSAEENRDLLAMIKEFQSGFLLEEQAEYSFDTLLKQLLAITSSQYGFIAELIHKEDQIALEALTVMDTKGALEQGDLLHDTNWQKNGQSILKPLLDKILKEETYILSDKIPQKYLELKHFLGFPITHNNKIVGILGLSNVIGYKDLLAETLAPFLSTYGTIIQNIRLKRTQRKYEEELRKAKETAEEAVLAKNRLFTNISHEFRTPLSLIVGPVSAILKQPHGSMEETETRESLDMVLRNSKKVLKYIDDIMDLAKLNSNKLEVRRQTNHLHSFIVNIYNNFKVQTSYRNINYQLEYNVDYNLLVDFDTSKMEKIINNLLSNAFKYTMDDGAITLAVTDVGTAIKVEVKDTGIGIKAEDLPYVFKRFYQTKEAEKRAVSGSGVGLALAQELASLQGFEIYVRSILNEGTTFSFLMPKIEEIVSQPTVVPVNPLVIENNLLEETKDVKEGTSVVSPSPKSDQPRILVVEDNNDMAAFIKMILGADYDISLAENGLVALNLLKQEGGHSFDLVITDLMMPEMDGYELLEHIKAASWGNNLPVIVLTAKSGEASKLKALTIGVDEYLTKPFSVDELNIHVKRLIENALVRRDWQQKANETIEEKEDEKATSVTDTNTSVVEKESASSIAAREKIEEARAVVLKNIDETEFTVDDLARAVAVSKRQLYRFMQTHVGLTPLKFINEIRLQEARRLLEEGACRTVKEVSYSIGFMSTRHFSKNYVKRFGKKPSEYFK from the coding sequence ATGTCACAACAACAAAAACCTATTTTATATAAAGAACCAGATAGAAAGCTATTGCAGTCCATTTGTCTCTATGGACTAGGTATTATTTTCGTACGCTTAGTAACCAATTTGTATATCAGTATGTCATGGTTGCCTATTGTTGCAGATGTTATCATGGGGACAACAGCTATAGGAATTTATTTTTTATTAAAGAAAATAGAGAATTTTACGTTTTTATTTTGGCCTGTTGTGTTGATTACGCAGATAAGTTCTGTGTTTTTGTGGTTTGGGATGGGAGGCTTGTTGGGACCAACAATTGCATTTAATTTGGCGCTTTTGATGATTTATATTGTGACAGATCCTAATAACCAATATTGGAGAGTAGGAGTTGTTGTTGGGCTGTTTACACTAGTTACAATTGCTGTAGAGCAATTAAATCCTACTTGGGTTGCCTCATACCCCAGTTTCAAGCACCAAGCCATAGATACTTGTATTGTGTTTGTCGCAATGATTGTATTAGTGACATTAACAACACGTTTTATGAAAAAACGTTATGAGGAAGAACAGGAACTTGCAGATAAGAAGACCAAAGAATTGGCACTGGCCAAAAAAAGTGCAGAGGAAAATCGAGATTTACTGGCAATGATAAAAGAATTTCAATCTGGTTTTTTGTTGGAAGAACAAGCCGAATATTCTTTTGATACATTGCTTAAGCAATTGTTGGCAATCACGAGTAGTCAATATGGATTTATTGCTGAGTTAATTCATAAAGAAGATCAGATCGCTTTAGAAGCATTGACGGTTATGGATACAAAAGGTGCTTTGGAGCAAGGAGATTTGCTGCATGATACCAACTGGCAAAAAAATGGGCAGTCTATATTAAAACCATTACTAGATAAAATTCTAAAAGAAGAAACGTATATCTTGTCGGATAAAATTCCTCAAAAATATTTAGAATTAAAGCATTTTTTGGGATTTCCAATTACACACAATAATAAAATAGTGGGAATTTTGGGATTGTCCAATGTTATTGGCTACAAAGATCTATTGGCAGAAACGCTAGCACCTTTCTTATCTACTTATGGAACTATTATTCAAAATATTAGATTAAAAAGAACGCAAAGAAAGTACGAAGAAGAGTTGCGAAAGGCAAAGGAAACCGCAGAAGAAGCCGTATTAGCGAAAAATCGCTTGTTTACCAATATTTCTCACGAATTTAGAACGCCTCTCTCATTGATTGTAGGACCTGTCTCTGCTATTTTAAAACAGCCTCATGGAAGCATGGAGGAAACAGAAACACGCGAGTCTTTAGACATGGTTTTGAGGAATAGTAAGAAGGTGTTGAAGTATATTGATGATATTATGGATTTGGCAAAACTGAATTCAAATAAGTTAGAAGTGAGAAGACAAACGAATCACCTCCATTCTTTTATCGTCAACATTTATAATAATTTTAAAGTACAGACAAGTTATAGAAATATCAATTATCAATTAGAGTATAATGTTGATTATAACTTATTGGTGGATTTTGATACTTCTAAAATGGAGAAGATTATCAATAATTTACTCTCTAATGCTTTTAAATATACAATGGATGATGGCGCCATTACGTTGGCTGTAACAGATGTTGGAACAGCAATCAAAGTAGAGGTCAAAGATACTGGTATTGGTATCAAGGCAGAAGATTTGCCGTATGTGTTTAAACGGTTTTATCAAACCAAAGAGGCTGAAAAAAGAGCTGTTTCTGGTTCGGGCGTAGGACTTGCATTAGCACAAGAGTTGGCTTCTTTGCAAGGATTTGAAATTTATGTACGCAGCATTCTCAACGAGGGAACTACATTTTCCTTTTTGATGCCGAAAATAGAAGAAATTGTATCCCAACCGACAGTAGTACCTGTCAATCCTTTGGTGATTGAAAACAACTTGTTAGAAGAGACCAAGGATGTGAAAGAGGGCACTTCTGTTGTATCGCCAAGCCCTAAAAGTGACCAACCTCGTATTTTGGTAGTTGAGGACAATAACGATATGGCTGCGTTTATTAAAATGATTTTGGGGGCAGATTATGATATTTCATTAGCCGAAAATGGTTTGGTTGCATTGAATCTCTTGAAACAAGAGGGGGGACATTCATTTGATTTAGTTATTACCGACTTAATGATGCCTGAAATGGATGGGTATGAATTGTTAGAGCATATCAAAGCGGCTTCTTGGGGCAATAATTTGCCCGTTATTGTTTTGACTGCTAAATCTGGTGAAGCTAGCAAACTCAAGGCATTGACGATTGGTGTTGATGAATATTTGACGAAACCATTCTCTGTCGATGAGTTGAATATTCATGTTAAAAGACTGATTGAGAACGCTTTGGTTCGAAGAGATTGGCAGCAAAAAGCAAATGAGACGATTGAAGAGAAAGAGGACGAAAAAGCGACATCAGTTACAGATACCAATACATCGGTTGTCGAAAAGGAATCGGCATCGTCGATTGCTGCTCGTGAAAAAATAGAGGAAGCAAGAGCGGTTGTACTTAAAAATATTGATGAGACAGAATTTACTGTAGATGATTTGGCAAGAGCAGTGGCTGTAAGCAAACGCCAATTGTATCGTTTTATGCAAACTCATGTAGGGTTAACACCTTTAAAGTTTATCAATGAAATTCGTCTGCAAGAAGCTAGACGTTTGTTAGAGGAAGGTGCTTGTCGTACAGTAAAAGAGGTGTCTTATTCTATTGGTTTTATGTCTACGCGTCATTTTTCCAAAAATTATGTCAAGCGTTTTGGCAAAAAGCCTTCAGAGTATTTTAAGTAA
- a CDS encoding response regulator: MSVQKQTSNDSIEQLFHLNYLANACTVGVRLLTHFISGFGWAAFVVDGGLLLLLLCFFYLSKYKKAYLKLILPFIITTQIFVAVLWLSFNQMDSMLAPSYLLVILLYGLWTKQKHYQRLILGVTIAVIVVAIIISLYLKWWIDRGYIEPWTEYSLITLYITGLIAMALRFLHDRIQRERIESEKNAAKLSAEKKEAEQKRDLLAMLKDLQSDFFLEEDLKNAFDNLLAQLLKLTGSTSGFVGEVILKEDASNLEIHAFSTTQSDISGKVLDRLFPYIMEAENYVIINDAATLKTANTIENKQLIRNFLGIRVTYHYETVGVIGIANRAGGYDEELVHLLSPFLSTYGSILQNIRLKRKQRTYENELKEAKELAEYSNRLKSQFLTNISHELKTPLSLILGPIDLLMKKPIAELNEGEMRSYLGIMQKNGRKMLEYIEDIMDLAKLNSNELKIETEPVVLFPFIQNLYTLFKTEVAYRDINYTLNYQVDKKLVVPLDAKKIEKIINNLLSNAFKYTKDGGRIVLSVLVVGQAIKIKVEDTGIGIPEEHLPYIFNRFYQVKGEGETIFAGTGVGLALVKELADIQGIDINVESTLSEGSCFSFNLPYRLPDSYVPVTSTITSKEPISKIATTVEGEKDTILIVEDNYDMRLFLKKILQDEYAVILTENGLKGWQTIQNRGSQLSLVITDLMMPEMDGFELLEKIKGQAPNVDVPVIVLTAKHEKDSRLNALRIGVDEYLTKPFSIDELLATVQHLIQNYHQRRKLKS; the protein is encoded by the coding sequence TTGAGCGTTCAAAAGCAAACATCTAATGATTCCATTGAGCAACTATTTCACCTGAATTATTTGGCAAATGCCTGTACGGTGGGGGTACGACTTTTAACCCATTTTATATCAGGGTTTGGATGGGCTGCGTTTGTCGTAGATGGAGGATTATTGTTACTGCTACTTTGTTTTTTCTATTTATCGAAGTACAAGAAAGCTTACCTAAAGTTAATTTTACCTTTTATCATAACAACTCAAATTTTTGTAGCTGTATTGTGGTTAAGTTTTAATCAGATGGACAGCATGTTGGCACCAAGTTACTTGCTGGTAATCTTGTTGTATGGGCTTTGGACCAAACAAAAACACTATCAGCGGTTAATATTGGGGGTGACAATAGCCGTCATTGTCGTTGCGATCATAATTTCTTTGTATTTGAAATGGTGGATAGACAGAGGCTACATCGAACCATGGACGGAGTATAGCTTGATTACGCTTTATATTACTGGTCTGATTGCAATGGCTTTAAGGTTTTTGCACGATCGTATTCAACGAGAGAGGATCGAGTCAGAAAAAAATGCAGCTAAATTGAGTGCTGAAAAAAAAGAAGCCGAGCAAAAACGAGACTTGCTAGCGATGCTAAAAGACTTGCAGTCTGATTTCTTTTTGGAAGAAGATTTGAAAAATGCTTTTGATAATTTATTGGCTCAATTACTCAAATTAACAGGGAGTACTTCTGGGTTTGTAGGAGAGGTTATTTTAAAAGAAGATGCTTCTAATTTGGAAATTCATGCCTTCTCTACAACTCAATCAGATATTTCAGGCAAAGTGCTAGATCGTTTGTTTCCTTATATTATGGAGGCAGAGAACTATGTAATCATTAACGATGCAGCTACTCTAAAAACAGCGAATACCATAGAAAATAAACAACTAATTCGTAATTTCTTAGGTATTCGTGTAACGTACCATTATGAAACAGTGGGCGTTATTGGAATTGCCAATAGAGCAGGAGGGTATGACGAAGAATTGGTTCATTTGTTATCTCCTTTTTTGTCTACTTATGGCTCTATCTTGCAAAATATTCGACTTAAAAGAAAACAAAGAACTTACGAAAATGAATTGAAGGAGGCCAAAGAGTTGGCAGAATACTCGAACCGATTAAAGTCTCAATTTTTAACCAATATCTCTCACGAATTAAAAACACCACTATCTTTAATTTTAGGCCCTATTGATCTTCTCATGAAGAAACCCATCGCAGAACTGAACGAAGGGGAAATGAGAAGCTATCTAGGAATTATGCAGAAGAATGGTAGGAAAATGTTGGAGTATATTGAAGATATTATGGATTTAGCAAAACTAAATTCCAATGAACTTAAAATAGAGACCGAACCTGTTGTTTTGTTTCCATTTATTCAAAACTTATATACCTTATTTAAAACAGAAGTTGCTTACAGGGATATTAATTATACGCTTAACTACCAAGTAGATAAAAAGTTGGTTGTTCCACTGGACGCTAAGAAAATAGAAAAGATTATTAATAATTTGTTGTCCAATGCTTTTAAATATACAAAGGATGGAGGGCGGATTGTATTGAGTGTTTTGGTTGTAGGGCAAGCAATTAAAATTAAAGTAGAGGATACAGGAATAGGAATACCTGAAGAACATTTACCTTATATATTCAATCGTTTTTATCAAGTAAAAGGAGAAGGCGAAACGATTTTTGCAGGAACAGGAGTTGGTTTGGCTTTGGTCAAAGAATTGGCGGATATTCAAGGTATTGATATAAATGTAGAAAGTACCTTATCAGAAGGATCTTGTTTCTCTTTTAATTTGCCCTATCGTTTGCCTGATTCTTATGTCCCTGTAACTTCGACAATTACTTCAAAAGAACCCATTTCAAAAATTGCGACAACTGTAGAGGGAGAAAAAGATACTATCTTAATCGTAGAGGATAATTATGACATGCGACTATTTCTAAAAAAAATACTGCAAGATGAGTATGCTGTGATATTAACGGAAAATGGTTTAAAAGGTTGGCAAACCATACAAAATAGAGGAAGTCAATTAAGTTTAGTTATTACCGATTTAATGATGCCTGAAATGGATGGATTTGAACTCTTGGAAAAGATAAAAGGACAAGCTCCTAACGTAGATGTACCCGTTATTGTATTAACGGCCAAGCATGAAAAGGATAGTCGACTAAATGCACTTAGAATAGGAGTGGATGAGTATTTAACCAAGCCTTTTTCAATTGATGAATTGCTTGCTACTGTTCAGCATTTGATACAAAATTATCATCAAAGAAGAAAACTGAAGAGCTAG
- the hemH gene encoding ferrochelatase, with protein sequence MGKKGVLLVNLGTPDEPTRGAVYRYLKEFLLDPRVIDIPAVQRNLLVRGIIAPFRSKPASKLYQELWTEKGSPLKVYGYRLKEMLQDEMGEEYLVDLAMRYQNPSIESVILSMLKQHVSELIIVPLFPHYASASTGSVYEEVMRVLAKVQGIPKLRFVNSFYDHPDFIASIVERAKEHDINDYDHVLFSYHGLPVRQLVKADLSNHCTKAEDCCLTISDKNQHCYSAQCHATTKALVKELGLKKGQYTTCFQSRLGKEPWVEPYTTDVLQQRADAGNKRLLVFCPAFVADCLETTIEVSVEYMEEFEEMGGEHVQLVDSLNDDPRWVVGLKNIILEA encoded by the coding sequence ATGGGAAAGAAAGGTGTTTTGTTGGTAAATTTAGGGACTCCAGACGAACCTACTCGAGGAGCCGTTTATCGTTATTTAAAAGAATTTTTGCTGGATCCTAGAGTCATAGACATACCAGCTGTGCAACGAAATTTGCTGGTGCGTGGAATTATTGCACCATTTCGTTCTAAGCCAGCTTCTAAGTTGTATCAAGAGCTATGGACAGAAAAAGGCTCTCCTTTAAAAGTTTATGGGTATCGACTAAAAGAGATGCTTCAAGATGAAATGGGGGAGGAGTATCTGGTAGACCTAGCAATGCGTTATCAAAACCCTTCCATAGAGTCCGTAATTTTAAGTATGTTGAAGCAACATGTTTCAGAATTGATTATTGTTCCTCTATTTCCGCATTATGCATCTGCTTCTACAGGTTCTGTTTATGAAGAAGTGATGCGAGTATTGGCAAAAGTACAGGGAATTCCCAAGCTTCGATTTGTTAATTCGTTTTACGATCATCCTGATTTTATTGCTTCTATTGTTGAGCGAGCCAAGGAACATGATATTAACGATTATGACCATGTTTTGTTCAGCTACCACGGTTTGCCTGTTCGTCAGTTGGTAAAGGCAGACTTGAGCAATCATTGTACAAAGGCAGAGGATTGTTGTTTGACGATTTCGGATAAAAATCAACATTGTTACAGCGCTCAATGCCACGCTACGACCAAGGCATTGGTAAAAGAATTGGGATTAAAAAAAGGGCAGTACACAACTTGTTTTCAATCTAGATTGGGAAAAGAACCTTGGGTAGAACCATATACAACGGATGTGCTTCAGCAACGTGCTGATGCAGGAAACAAGCGATTGTTGGTTTTTTGCCCCGCTTTTGTTGCCGATTGTTTAGAAACAACAATAGAGGTGTCTGTAGAATACATGGAAGAGTTTGAAGAGATGGGGGGAGAGCATGTACAGCTAGTAGATAGTTTAAATGACGACCCTCGATGGGTAGTTGGTCTTAAAAATATAATACTAGAAGCTTAA
- a CDS encoding MFS transporter: MNDQKQGWVVVIVLMLAYVFSFVDRNIVVLLVEVMKKDMELSDTKVSLLLGASFALFYSILGIPLGRLADVYSRKKIIAIGVALWSLMTAICGLAKNYGQLFLARMGVGVGEAALSPAAYSIISDYFPKEKLATAISVYSLGIYIGSALAYVGGGYLIGILSEMDNLVIPWVGEIYAWQLVFIIVGLPGLLMAGLVLLIKEPKRKGRNADEALPFGEVWGYLKEHGRTFFLLCAAFAFFYVAVYATSTWIPTYLIRLHGLSEEQVGIIAGVGLLLFPAIGVLSSGFIADRWTARGVPNAKIRWSLWATLFFIPATAIYPFMPTTNSTLIALIPYGILVSATVGVAAAAIQEIMPNRMRGIASALLILAQNLLGLTLGPTGVALLTDYIFKDEMALGWSLVIMSVTALSIATVLFYFALRSATRTEAIENILDS; encoded by the coding sequence ATGAACGATCAAAAACAAGGTTGGGTAGTTGTTATTGTCTTGATGTTGGCTTATGTCTTTTCATTTGTAGATCGTAATATTGTCGTGTTATTGGTGGAGGTGATGAAAAAAGATATGGAGCTTAGTGATACCAAAGTAAGTTTGTTGTTGGGCGCTAGTTTTGCACTTTTTTATTCCATTCTTGGGATTCCTCTAGGAAGGCTTGCAGATGTTTATAGTCGCAAGAAAATCATAGCAATCGGTGTTGCGCTTTGGAGTTTGATGACGGCTATTTGTGGTTTGGCTAAAAATTATGGACAACTGTTTCTAGCAAGAATGGGAGTAGGAGTAGGAGAAGCGGCTTTGTCTCCTGCTGCATATTCTATTATCAGCGACTATTTTCCAAAAGAAAAATTGGCAACGGCAATTTCGGTTTATTCTTTAGGAATTTATATTGGGTCTGCTTTAGCTTATGTGGGAGGGGGATATCTAATTGGTATTCTATCTGAAATGGATAATTTGGTAATACCTTGGGTCGGTGAAATTTATGCTTGGCAATTGGTTTTTATCATTGTAGGTTTGCCAGGTTTGTTGATGGCAGGACTAGTTTTATTAATCAAAGAACCAAAGAGAAAAGGACGGAATGCCGATGAGGCACTTCCATTTGGCGAAGTATGGGGTTATCTAAAAGAGCATGGTCGTACTTTTTTTCTATTGTGTGCCGCTTTTGCTTTCTTTTATGTTGCCGTCTATGCGACAAGTACTTGGATTCCAACTTATCTGATAAGACTGCACGGTTTGAGCGAAGAACAAGTAGGTATTATTGCAGGGGTAGGGTTGTTGCTATTTCCTGCTATAGGGGTACTTTCAAGTGGTTTTATAGCGGATCGTTGGACAGCAAGGGGTGTTCCTAATGCTAAAATACGTTGGTCGTTATGGGCAACGCTATTTTTTATTCCTGCCACAGCAATTTATCCTTTTATGCCAACAACCAACAGCACCTTGATTGCTTTGATTCCTTATGGTATCCTAGTAAGTGCAACGGTAGGCGTCGCAGCTGCTGCGATTCAAGAAATTATGCCCAATAGAATGCGGGGTATCGCTTCGGCTCTGTTAATTTTAGCACAAAACTTATTAGGATTAACACTAGGACCTACAGGAGTAGCTTTATTGACAGATTATATCTTTAAGGATGAAATGGCTTTGGGGTGGTCGTTGGTGATTATGTCGGTGACAGCACTTAGTATTGCCACAGTATTGTTTTATTTTGCCTTAAGGAGCGCAACAAGAACAGAAGCAATAGAAAATATATTGGATTCTTAA
- a CDS encoding aminopeptidase C, whose translation MYKSVLFSLAMTAASFGVMAQETEKETNKEGSQYQFTVLKDMEATPVQSQGRTGTCWTFSALSFLESELLRMGKGKHELSEMWIARNAYHDKAINYVRMHGSFNFSAGGAFHDIPYVIKKYGIVPLSAYEGLNYGSKTHNHAEMDAMLKAMVDVVIKSPQNRVLTPVWTDAVDGVLDAYLGEKPEEFEVDGKKYNGKTYAKELGLNMDDYVVLGSFTHHPFYEKFVLAVPDNWAFGQVYNLPLDELMEVAESSLMKGYTWAWAADVSEKGFSFRDALAIVPEDESTIKKRGRDNKHFSNAGAEKISDAFMQPVPEKKITQEMRQIAYDNYQTTDDHGMHATGMAKDQNGTKYFIIKNSWGTGNHCDGYFYASEAYFRYKTMNMMVHKDALPKKIAKKLGIK comes from the coding sequence ATGTATAAGTCCGTATTATTTTCACTTGCAATGACCGCAGCCTCTTTTGGTGTGATGGCGCAAGAAACTGAAAAAGAAACCAATAAGGAGGGAAGTCAATATCAATTTACTGTACTTAAAGATATGGAAGCAACACCTGTGCAATCGCAAGGAAGAACAGGAACATGTTGGACGTTCTCTGCTTTATCTTTTTTGGAGTCGGAGTTGTTGCGAATGGGAAAAGGAAAACATGAATTGTCAGAAATGTGGATTGCTCGCAATGCATATCATGATAAAGCGATCAATTATGTACGTATGCACGGTAGTTTTAACTTTAGTGCTGGTGGTGCATTCCATGATATTCCTTATGTTATCAAAAAATATGGTATTGTTCCTTTATCTGCTTATGAGGGATTGAATTATGGTAGCAAAACGCACAACCATGCAGAAATGGATGCAATGTTAAAAGCAATGGTGGATGTTGTTATCAAAAGTCCTCAGAATAGAGTGTTGACACCAGTATGGACAGATGCTGTAGATGGTGTATTGGATGCTTATTTAGGCGAAAAACCAGAGGAATTTGAAGTAGACGGCAAAAAATATAATGGAAAAACATATGCTAAGGAATTGGGCTTAAATATGGACGATTATGTTGTTTTGGGTTCTTTTACGCACCATCCATTTTACGAAAAATTTGTATTGGCGGTACCAGATAACTGGGCTTTTGGTCAAGTGTATAACTTGCCATTGGATGAGTTGATGGAAGTAGCAGAAAGTTCTTTGATGAAAGGATATACATGGGCTTGGGCTGCGGACGTTTCCGAAAAAGGTTTTTCTTTTAGAGATGCGTTGGCAATTGTACCTGAAGATGAGTCTACTATCAAAAAAAGAGGGCGTGACAACAAACACTTTAGTAATGCTGGTGCAGAAAAAATCAGCGATGCTTTTATGCAGCCTGTTCCTGAGAAAAAAATCACTCAAGAAATGCGTCAAATAGCTTATGATAATTATCAAACTACAGACGATCATGGTATGCATGCAACTGGAATGGCAAAAGACCAAAATGGTACTAAGTATTTTATTATTAAAAACTCTTGGGGGACAGGCAATCATTGTGATGGATATTTTTATGCTTCAGAAGCTTACTTCCGTTACAAAACGATGAATATGATGGTTCATAAAGATGCTTTGCCAAAGAAAATTGCTAAGAAGTTGGGGATTAAATAA